The Vibrio tarriae genome includes a window with the following:
- a CDS encoding putative manganese transporter: MNSLKWSNMANHRVLVSLFNLRYKRLLLPIALFALLVSENTRTVTVETLADSFWAVSTYVAFTLAIYHWVSRWLDGAHALVSAYHRSRNLQVVIAALLGALPGCGGAIVVTTQFVSGKVGFGALVAVLTATMGDAAFLLLASQPVTGLYVIGIGVITGCVTGLVINALHRDDFMRPALTELSNKLRTSCCSATSAVSFKAINLQGLFWKYLLLPASLVAFASSFQIDINQVLSLPEMSIEWVGALLAVSSMLLWALTQEIEDYQSTVSEDDKIRTSHPMQKAAQDTNFVSAWVIIAFLAFELTLHFTGFEIGANWGNWGVWMPALGIVIGLLPGCGPQILVTSLYLSGALPFSAQLSNAISNDGDALFPAIALAPKAALMATLYSSIPAAIVGYGYFWLFEI; the protein is encoded by the coding sequence ATGAACTCTTTAAAATGGTCAAACATGGCAAATCATCGCGTCCTTGTCTCTCTGTTTAACCTCAGATACAAGCGACTGCTGCTGCCTATCGCTCTCTTTGCTTTGCTTGTCAGTGAGAATACTCGCACAGTGACAGTCGAAACCTTAGCCGATTCATTCTGGGCAGTGTCAACCTATGTGGCCTTTACTTTAGCGATTTATCATTGGGTTTCTCGTTGGCTTGATGGTGCACACGCTTTGGTCAGCGCTTATCACCGCTCGCGAAACCTACAAGTGGTGATTGCCGCTCTACTCGGTGCTTTGCCGGGCTGCGGAGGGGCGATTGTTGTCACAACTCAATTTGTCAGCGGCAAAGTGGGTTTTGGAGCTTTGGTCGCGGTATTAACAGCCACCATGGGCGATGCGGCATTCTTGCTACTGGCTAGTCAACCGGTGACTGGGCTTTATGTGATTGGGATTGGGGTTATTACAGGTTGCGTCACAGGTCTGGTGATCAATGCTCTGCATCGGGATGATTTTATGCGTCCCGCGCTCACGGAACTGAGCAATAAACTGCGGACATCTTGCTGCTCCGCCACTAGCGCCGTCTCTTTTAAAGCGATCAATCTCCAAGGGTTATTCTGGAAATACCTTTTACTCCCTGCATCCCTAGTGGCGTTTGCCTCTTCATTTCAAATCGACATCAACCAAGTGTTGTCACTGCCTGAAATGAGTATCGAATGGGTAGGCGCTTTACTGGCCGTTAGCAGTATGTTGCTGTGGGCGCTCACGCAAGAAATTGAAGATTATCAATCCACCGTGAGTGAGGACGATAAAATCCGCACTTCACACCCGATGCAAAAAGCCGCGCAAGATACCAACTTCGTGAGTGCGTGGGTGATCATCGCCTTTCTTGCCTTCGAATTAACTTTGCACTTTACGGGATTTGAAATTGGCGCAAATTGGGGGAATTGGGGCGTATGGATGCCTGCACTTGGCATTGTGATTGGCCTCTTACCCGGCTGCGGGCCGCAGATCCTCGTCACCAGTCTGTACTTGTCTGGCGCACTGCCATTTTCAGCTCAGTTGTCGAATGCCATTTCGAACGATGGCGATGCGCTATTCCCCGCCATCGCGTTAGCACCGAAAGCCGCATTAATGGCAACACTTTATTCTTCCATTCCCGCAGCGATAGTGGGCTACGGCTACTTTTGGCTATTTGAAATATAA